Proteins from one Toxotes jaculatrix isolate fToxJac2 chromosome 13, fToxJac2.pri, whole genome shotgun sequence genomic window:
- the LOC121192331 gene encoding T-cell differentiation antigen CD6-like isoform X1 codes for MKLVKYILIVLLSCVCQAFQNLSTQTIPTDVQVKTEGGNTTEITQEEFNSDPYVHHRAAKCNFTLRLPGNRSSDVVAFLSDYTDVLAEQICQDLHCGSVYNVTKTSSPPNTTCFHNCSYKDGRLQNCSQSVGSSCTVITEVVCGHHVLQLAGGPDRCAGRVEVWRNGRWGTVCDDQWDLRDANVVCAQLSCGYALNVTGQGGSFPPGRGPIHLDELNCTGKEENLWTCPAAQEEPDCGHKEDAGVICSEMKAIRLTGGLDRCSGKLEVHRNGSWGTVCDNCWNAHLAYMVCSMLKCGTRPTKFTQFVPHLTHNNGTMWFYSCVKEHQNLWQCSEYSLPHLCMDSKASGVICNGSLGLPTPTPSTENSTAMTSWTIETTTVAAAEAPFFLTSPEILIMITLSLLLLVFLITNTVLCCHYRKRHAFLLHQMRTNPRPSSGHNHNNYEGPVDLVKVTTNQLHTDVPPNPRQLWTQLSSVDSTSVDTDYEQYDPSSDQSVPLSTFKNSQRYRTDANPLMRPSGLDSLFEEVPQHTNEATGPFPIINGGPQDAQYARISKISVDSFETSSTSSGECYENINNGYAAVSPDPDPGQSSAASGAFDPSRLVDGNNQFYSGQTTNLSSSDEDESPLYSPVSPD; via the exons ATGAAGCTggtgaaatacattttaattgttCTACTGAGCTGTGTTTGTCAAG cttttcaaaaCTTGTCCACTCAAACAATCCCAACTGATGTCCAggtgaaaacagagggaggcaATACTACAGAAATTACACAAGAGGAATTCAACA gtgACCCCTACGTTCACCACCGTGCTGCTAAATGCAACTTTACTCTCAGGCTGCCTGGAAACAGGAGCAGCGATGTGGTGGCGTTCTTATCAGACTACACAGATGTGTTGGCTGAACAAATCTGTCAGGATCTTCACTGTGGCAGTGTCTATAATGTAACTAAAACCAGCTCACCTCCCAACACCACCTGCTTTCACAACTGTTCGTACAAAGATGGCCGTTTGCAGAACTGCTCACAAAGTGTGGGAAGTAGCTGCACTGTGATTACTGAAGTGGTTTGCG GCCACCATGTTTTGCAGTTGGCCGGAGGGCCAGACCGATGTGCTGGAAGGGTGGAGGTGTGGAGAAACGGCAGATGGGGCACAGTGTGTGATGACCAGTGGGACCTGAGGGATGCAAACGTGGTGTGCGCCCAGCTCAGCTGTGGTTACGCCCTCAATGTGACGGGACAGGGTGGCTCCTTTCCCCCGGGCAGAGGACCCATCCACCTGGACGAGCTGAACTGCACGGGCAAAGAGGAGAACCTGTGGACCTGTCCGGCTGCACAGGAGGAGCCCGACTGTGGACACAAAGAGGATGCTGGTGTCATATGCTCAG AGATGAAAGCAATCAGACTGACTGGAGGTCTGGACCGCTGCTCTGGTAAACTGGAGGTCCACCGTAACGGCAGCTGGGGTACGGTGTGTGATAACTGCTGGAATGCACACTTAGCATACATGGTGTGCTCCATGCTGAAGTGCGGCACCAGGCCGACAAAATTCACCCAGTTTGTTCCTCATCTCACACACAACAACGGGACAATGTGGTTCTATTCGTGTGTAAAAGAACACCAGAACCTGTGGCAGTGCAGCGAGTACAGCTTACCACACCTGTGCATGGACTCAAAAGCATCTGGCGTCATCTGTAATG GTTCACTCGGGTTACCTACCCCCACACCCAGCACAGAGAACTCAACTGCAATGACCAGTTGGACGATTG AAACAACCACAGTCGCTGCTGCTGAAGCTCCTTTCTTCTTGACGTCTCCAGAGATTCTCATCATGatcactctgtctcttctgcTCCTCGTGTTTCTGATCACAAACACAGTGCTGTGCTGCCATTACAGGAAAAGACACG CTTTCTTACTCCATCAGATGCGCACGAACCCACGACCTTCCTCTGGACATAATCACAACAACTACGAAGGCCCCGTCGACCTCGTTAAAGTCACTACCAACCAGCTGCACACCGATG TCCCCCCCAATCCCAGGCAGCTCTGGACCCAGCTCAGTAGTGTTGACAGCACGTCAGTAGATACAGACTATGAGCAGTATGACCCAAGCAGTGACCAGTCTGTCCCATTATCAACCTTTAAGA ATTCTCAGAGATACAGAACTGATGCAAACCCTTTGATGAGGCCTTCAGGTCTTGACAGTCTCTTTGAGGAAG ttccTCAACATACAAATGAAGCGACTGGACCTTTTCCAATCATCAACGGTGGCCCCCAAGATGCTCAGTACGCCAGAATTTCAAAGATCTCAGTGGACTCATTCGAAACCTCAAGTACCTCGTCTGGGGAGTGCTACGAAAACATAAACAACGGCTATGCTGCAGTCAGTCCTG ATCCGGATCCAGGCCAGTCATCTGCTGCCAGTGGTGCTTTTGATCCTTCAAGGCTTGTTGATGGCAATAATCAGTTTTATTCTGGACAAACAACAAACCTGAGTTCAA GTGATGAAGACGAAAGCCCTCTCTACTCCCCAGTGAGCCCTGACTGA
- the LOC121192331 gene encoding T-cell differentiation antigen CD6-like isoform X2 has protein sequence MKLVKYILIVLLSCVCQAFQNLSTQTIPTDVQVKTEGGNTTEITQEEFNSDPYVHHRAAKCNFTLRLPGNRSSDVVAFLSDYTDVLAEQICQDLHCGSVYNVTKTSSPPNTTCFHNCSYKDGRLQNCSQSVGSSCTVITEVVCGHHVLQLAGGPDRCAGRVEVWRNGRWGTVCDDQWDLRDANVVCAQLSCGYALNVTGQGGSFPPGRGPIHLDELNCTGKEENLWTCPAAQEEPDCGHKEDAGVICSEMKAIRLTGGLDRCSGKLEVHRNGSWGTVCDNCWNAHLAYMVCSMLKCGTRPTKFTQFVPHLTHNNGTMWFYSCVKEHQNLWQCSEYSLPHLCMDSKASGVICNGSLGLPTPTPSTENSTAMTSWTIETTTVAAAEAPFFLTSPEILIMITLSLLLLVFLITNTVLCCHYRKRHAFLLHQMRTNPRPSSGHNHNNYEGPVDLVKVTTNQLHTDVPPNPRQLWTQLSSVDSTSVDTDYEQYDPSSDQSVPLSTFKNSQRYRTDANPLMRPSGLDSLFEEVPQHTNEATGPFPIINGGPQDAQYARISKISVDSFETSSTSSGECYENINNGYAAVSPGDEDESPLYSPVSPD, from the exons ATGAAGCTggtgaaatacattttaattgttCTACTGAGCTGTGTTTGTCAAG cttttcaaaaCTTGTCCACTCAAACAATCCCAACTGATGTCCAggtgaaaacagagggaggcaATACTACAGAAATTACACAAGAGGAATTCAACA gtgACCCCTACGTTCACCACCGTGCTGCTAAATGCAACTTTACTCTCAGGCTGCCTGGAAACAGGAGCAGCGATGTGGTGGCGTTCTTATCAGACTACACAGATGTGTTGGCTGAACAAATCTGTCAGGATCTTCACTGTGGCAGTGTCTATAATGTAACTAAAACCAGCTCACCTCCCAACACCACCTGCTTTCACAACTGTTCGTACAAAGATGGCCGTTTGCAGAACTGCTCACAAAGTGTGGGAAGTAGCTGCACTGTGATTACTGAAGTGGTTTGCG GCCACCATGTTTTGCAGTTGGCCGGAGGGCCAGACCGATGTGCTGGAAGGGTGGAGGTGTGGAGAAACGGCAGATGGGGCACAGTGTGTGATGACCAGTGGGACCTGAGGGATGCAAACGTGGTGTGCGCCCAGCTCAGCTGTGGTTACGCCCTCAATGTGACGGGACAGGGTGGCTCCTTTCCCCCGGGCAGAGGACCCATCCACCTGGACGAGCTGAACTGCACGGGCAAAGAGGAGAACCTGTGGACCTGTCCGGCTGCACAGGAGGAGCCCGACTGTGGACACAAAGAGGATGCTGGTGTCATATGCTCAG AGATGAAAGCAATCAGACTGACTGGAGGTCTGGACCGCTGCTCTGGTAAACTGGAGGTCCACCGTAACGGCAGCTGGGGTACGGTGTGTGATAACTGCTGGAATGCACACTTAGCATACATGGTGTGCTCCATGCTGAAGTGCGGCACCAGGCCGACAAAATTCACCCAGTTTGTTCCTCATCTCACACACAACAACGGGACAATGTGGTTCTATTCGTGTGTAAAAGAACACCAGAACCTGTGGCAGTGCAGCGAGTACAGCTTACCACACCTGTGCATGGACTCAAAAGCATCTGGCGTCATCTGTAATG GTTCACTCGGGTTACCTACCCCCACACCCAGCACAGAGAACTCAACTGCAATGACCAGTTGGACGATTG AAACAACCACAGTCGCTGCTGCTGAAGCTCCTTTCTTCTTGACGTCTCCAGAGATTCTCATCATGatcactctgtctcttctgcTCCTCGTGTTTCTGATCACAAACACAGTGCTGTGCTGCCATTACAGGAAAAGACACG CTTTCTTACTCCATCAGATGCGCACGAACCCACGACCTTCCTCTGGACATAATCACAACAACTACGAAGGCCCCGTCGACCTCGTTAAAGTCACTACCAACCAGCTGCACACCGATG TCCCCCCCAATCCCAGGCAGCTCTGGACCCAGCTCAGTAGTGTTGACAGCACGTCAGTAGATACAGACTATGAGCAGTATGACCCAAGCAGTGACCAGTCTGTCCCATTATCAACCTTTAAGA ATTCTCAGAGATACAGAACTGATGCAAACCCTTTGATGAGGCCTTCAGGTCTTGACAGTCTCTTTGAGGAAG ttccTCAACATACAAATGAAGCGACTGGACCTTTTCCAATCATCAACGGTGGCCCCCAAGATGCTCAGTACGCCAGAATTTCAAAGATCTCAGTGGACTCATTCGAAACCTCAAGTACCTCGTCTGGGGAGTGCTACGAAAACATAAACAACGGCTATGCTGCAGTCAGTCCTG GTGATGAAGACGAAAGCCCTCTCTACTCCCCAGTGAGCCCTGACTGA